The sequence TACTTGAGTACGGCAAGGCGACGTTGACGCGGTTTGAATTTGATTTTTGAAGAGTATGAAATGTGGTATAATAAGAGGTAACAGAGTTTTGGAAAGTGAGAGAAGATGATTTCAAAGAGATTAGAATTGGTGGCGTCCTTTGTACCGCAGGGAGCTATTTTACTAGATGTGGGAAGTGACCATGCTTATCTGCCCATCGAGTTAGTTGAGAGAGGCCAAATCAAAAGCGCCATTGCAGGGGAAGTGGTGGAAGGACCCTACCAGTCAGCGGTTAAAAATGTTGAAAGTCACAATCTAAAAGAGAGAATTCAAGTCCGTTTAGCCAATGGCTTGGCAGCCTTTGAAGAGGCTGACCAAGTATCGGTTATCACCATTGCTGGTATGGGTGGCCGTTTGATTGCTACCATATTGAAAGAAGGTTTGGAAAAGCTAGCTAATGTAGAGCGTTTAATCCTCCAGCCCAATAATCGTGAAGACGACTTGCGCATTTGGTTGCAAGCCAATGGTTTTCAGATTGTGGCAGAAAGCATTCTAGAAGAAGCAGGCAAATTCTACGAGATTTTGGTGGTGGAATCAGGACAAATGAAGCTATCAGCAAGTGATGTCCGCTTTGGTCCCTTCTTATCCAAAGAAGTCAGCCCAGTTTTTGTCCAAAAATGGCAAAAAGAAGCGGTTAAGCTAGAGTTCGCCCTCGAACAAATCCCAGAAAAAAATCTGGAGGAACGTCAAGTTTTAGTAGATAAAATTCAAGCCATCAAGGAGGTGCTTTCATGCTAGCAAGTGAAGTAATACAAGCTTATGAAGCCTTTTGCCCTCAGGAATTTTCAATGGAGGGTGACAGTCGTGGCCTGCAAATTGGCACTTTGGATAAGGATATCCAAAGTGTCATGGTAGCTCTCGATATTCGTGAAGAAACGGTGGCTGAAGCCATTGAAAAGGGTGTGGATTTGATTATCGTTAAGCACGCGCCAATTTTCCGTCCTATCAAGGATCTGATAGCCAGCCGTCCGCAAAATCAGATTTACATCGACCTGATCAAGCATGACATCGCAGTTTATGTCAGCCATACCAATATTGACATCGTTGAAAATGGCCTCAATGACTGGTTCTGTCAGATGTTAGGTATTGAGGAAACGATCTATCTACAGGAGACAGGTCCAGAACGTGGAATTGGACGGATTGGGAATATTCAGCCTCAGACATTTGGGGAATTGGCCCAACATGTCAAGCAAGTCTTTGGTCTAGATAGTCTTCGAATGGTTCATTATCAAGAGAGTGATTTGCAGAAGCCCATTTCAAGAGTAGCCATCTGTGGTGGTAGTGGTCAATCTTTCTATAAGGATGCTTTAGCAAAGGGAGCAGATGTCTATATAACTGGTGATATATACTATCACACAGCTCAGGATATGCTGTCTGATGGTTTGCTGGCATTGGACCCGGGCCACTATATCGAAGTGCTTTTTGTGGAAAAAATTGCTGCACTCCTTACTCAATGGAAGGAAGAAAAGGGTTGGACTATTGATATTGTACCTAGTCAAGCATCGACCAATCCTTTCCACCATATCTAGTTAGAAGGTGAAGACAATGAAAAAAGTTGCCATTATTGGAGCAGGGATTGTAGGGGCAACTGCTGCCTACTACCTCTCTAAAGAAAGTGATCTAGAGGTGACCGTTTTTGACCATGGAAAGGGGCAAGCAACCAAGGCTGCAGCGGGAATTATCAGTCCTTGGTTTTCCAAACGTCGCAATAAAGCCTGGTATAAGATGGCGCGCTTGGGGGCTGACTTTTATGTGGATTTGTTGGCTGATATAGAAAAGTCTGGTCAGGAAATTGATTTTTACCAGCGTTCGGGAGTTTTTCTCTTGAAAAAGGATGAATCCAAGTTAGAAGAACTCTATGAACTAGCACTCCAGCGTAGGGAAGAATCTCCCTTGATAGGTCAATTAGCCATTTTAGACCAAGCATCTGCAAATGAATTATTCCCTGGTTTGCAGGGATTTGACAGCCTGCTCTATGCTTCTGGTGGGGCACGGGTGGATGGCCACCTATTAGTGACTCGTTTGCTAGAAGCCAGTCAAGTCAAGCTGGTCAAAGAAAAAGTGAGTCTGACACCTTTAGCAACTGGCTATCAGATTGGCGAAGAGGTGTTTGATCAGCTTATTCTAGCGACGGGAGCTTGGTTGGGGGACATTTTGGAACCTTTAGGATATGAAGTAGATGTTCGTCCCCAAAAGGGGCAACTCCGAGATTATCAGCTCTCCAAAGACCTAGCATCTTCCCCTGTTGTCATGCCAGAAGGGGAGTGGGATTTGATCCCTTTTGCAGGTGGGAAATTGTCCTTGGGCGCTACCCATGAAAATGATATGGGATTTGATTTGACGGTAGATGAAACCTTGCTCCATCAAATGGAGGAGGCAGCCTTGCCTCACTACCCAGCCTTGGCAGAAGCGAAATCATCTGGTGAGCGTGTGGGAATCCGTGCCTACACCAGTGATTTCTCCCCATTTTTTGGACAAGTGCCAGGATTGGCAGGTGTCTATGCGGCTAGTGGTCTAGGTTCATCAGGTCTCACAACGGGTCCAATCATCGGGTATCATCTAGCCCAGCTGGTCCAAGACAAGGAGTTGACCTTGGACCCAGTAAACTACCCAATCGCAAACTATGTCAAACGAGTAAAAAGCGAATAAGATTTTACTGAAATTTTAGCAGGTAGTTTAGGATGTCAAATGACATTCCCCATCAAAAATGATAAAATAAGAAAAAATAATCCGAGAATCGAGGAAAAAAGATGCAAGAAAAAATTTTGGTAACAGGTGGAGCAGGTTTTATCGGAACCCACACTGTTATTGAATTGATCCAAGCAGGTCATCAAGTGGTTGTAGTGGATAACCTTGTCAACAGCAACCGTAAAAGTTTAGAAGTTGTTGAAAGAATCACAGGAGTTGAAATTCCTTTCTATGAGGCAGATATCCGTGATACTGATACTCTCAGAGATATTTTCAAGCAAGAAGAGCCAACAGGTGTGATTCACTTTGCTGGTTTGAAGGCTGTTGGCGAATCAACCCGTATCCCTCTTGCCTACTATGACAACAATATCGCTGGAACTGTCAGCCTTCTAAAAGCTATGGAAGAAAATAACTGTAAGAACATCATCTTCAGTTCTTCTGCGACAGTTTACGGAGATCCTCACACTGTTCCAATCTTAGAAGATTTCCCACTTTCAGTGACCAATCCATACGGTCGTACCAAGCTCATGTTAGAGGAAATTTTGACGGATATCTACAAGGCAGACTCAGAATGGAATGTGGTCTTGCTACGTTACTTTAACCCAATCGGAGCACATGAGAGCGGTGACTTGGGAGAAAATCCTAACGGAATTCCAAACAATCTCTTGCCTTATGTTTCACAAGTAGCAGTGGGCAAACTAGAACAAGTACAAGTGTTTGGAGATGATTACGATACAGAAGATGGAACCGGGGTTCGTGACTATATCCATGTTGTCGATTTAGCTAAAGGTCACGTTGCAGCTTTGAAAAAACTCCAAAAAGGTTCAGGTCTAAACATTTATAACCTTGGAACTGGTAAAGGTTACTCCGTTCTTGAAATTATCCAAAATATGGAAAAAGCAGTGGGACGTCCTATTCCTTACCGCATCGTAGAACGCCGCCCAGGTGATATCGCTGCCTGCTACTCAGACCCAGCAAAAGCCAAAGCAGAGCTCGGATGGGAAGCAGAACTCGACATCACCCAAATGTGTGAAGACGCATGGCGTTGGCAAAGCAAGCATCCAAATGGATTTGAAGACTAAGATGATGATCTCAATCATTGTCCCATGTCTAAACGAAGAGGAAGTACTTCCTCTTTTTTATAAGTCTGTGGAAGCTCTGCTTCCTGACTTGGGAGCAGAAGTCGAATATGTCTTTGTAGACGATGGCTCAAACGATGGGACCTTAGAGCTTTTGAAGACCTATCGGGAGCAAAATCCTGCGGTCCGTTATGTCTCATTCTCACGAAATTTTGGGAAAGAGGCAGCCTTATACGCAGGCTTGCAGCATGCAACTGGAGACCTGGTGGTCGTGATGGATGCAGACCTTCAGGATCCTCCTAGTATGCTACTTGAGATGAAAGCCTTACTAGACCAAAATGCAGACTTGGACTGTGTTGGGACACGGAGAACTAGTCGGGAGGGAGAACCCTTTTTCCGCAGTTTCTGTGCAGACCTCTTTTACCGCCTCATGCAAAAAATTAGCCCAGTGGCTCTACCCTCAGGTGTCCGTGATTTTCGTATGATGAGACGGTCTGTGGTAGATGCTATCTTAACCCTGACCGAATCCAATCGTTTTTCTAAAGGACTCTTTGCCTGGGTGGGTTTTAAAACGCACTATCTTGATTATCCAAACGTTGAACGACAGGCTGGCAAGACCAGTTGGAGTTTTAGACAACTCTTTTTCTACTCGATTGAAGGAATTCTTAACTTTTCAGATTTCCCCTTGAGTATAGCCTTTGTAGCGGGACTTCTATCTTGTTTTCTTTCTTTTGTGATGACTGTTTTTGTAGTGTTTCGGACTCTTATCCTGGGAAATCCCACATCTGGTTGGACATCTTTGATGGCTGTCATTCTCTTTCTTGGAGGGATTCAACTCCTGACGATTGGGATTCTCGGTAAGTATATCAGTAAGATTTATCTAGAAACCAAAAAAAGACCACTCTATCTCGTCAAAGAAAAAAGTGACCTTTCTATTATTGAAGGAAAAAATAACCAAAAAAGACTATAATTTTACCTAGAAATATGCTAAACTAGTAGGTGTGGGAAAAATGAGAAAAAATCAATTATATTTATTCCCTGATTCCTACGATGGATCTTTTAGAAGTGCACGTGTAGGACAATTTTTGATGGCCTCCAGAACATCGCTGGTCTCAGCGATTTCTCTTTGCAATTCAACTGGATCATCGTAAAATCGAACGATTCCATTATCATGGTAATCAAAGAGTTCAGAATAGGTTTGGCAAAGCCCGCAGGCGATGCACCGTTCGGGTATAAGTGTGACTTTCATATTTATATTGTAATAAGAAAATGTAAAAAAAACAAGGAGTAAGGTATGGAAAAAGAACCGTGGCAAGAAGATATTTACGAAAACAATGAGGAAGAAACAAGATCAGAGCGTCGACACCGGAAACAAAAAGGGAAGGGTGTTGTTGCGAATCGTGTCTTGACGGTTCTAGCTAGCCTCTTCTTTGTAATCGTTGTAGCAATGGTAGTTGTATTGATTTACCTATCAACCGGAGGAAGCAATCGTACTTCATCTTTGAAGGACTTCTATGATGCATCGTCTCCTTCTACAAGTTCAAGTTCTAAAGTAGAAGCATCATCATCTTCAAGTAGCAAGGTAGAGGAAACAGCTTCTTCTGAATCAACACCTTCAGAGAGCAGTTCGGAAGAACATACAGAAGGTGAAGGAACACTTACAGTACATCCTGGAGAGGGAGAAGCAGCTCTTGCTCAACGTGCAGGGATTTCCATTGCCCAGCTAGAAGCCCTAAATCCTTCTCATATGTCATCTGGATCTTGGTTTGCCAATCCAGGTGATGTGATTAAGACAAGATAGGAGTCGGTCATGAAGACAATTCAAATTGCTATCGATGGTCCAGCTTCGAGTGGTAAGAGTACGGTCGCAAAGATTGTCGCTAAGGATTTTGGTTATACTTATCTCGATACAGGTGCTATGTACCGTGCTGCGACTTATATAGCGCTCAAACACCAGTTGAATGCAGGAAATGTAGACCAACTTCTTGAGCTTCTTAACCAACACCCCATTAGTTTCGGACGTTCAGAAACAGGTGAGCAACTTGTTTTTGTAGGGGATGTTGATATTACTCATCCGATTCGTGAAAATGAAGTGACCAACAAGGTTTCAAGCATTGCTGCCATTCCTGAGGTGCGTGAGAAACTGGTTTCGCTCCAGCAAGAGATTGCTCAGCAAGGTGGTATCGTTATGGATGGGCGTGATATCGGGACAGTTGTTTTACCACAAGCTGAACTCAAGATTTTCTTAGTGGCTTCTGTTGACGAAAGAGCAGAGCGTCGTTACAAGGAAAATATTGCTAAAGGGATTGAAACAGACCTTGAAACGCTGAAAGAAGAGATTGCTGCGCGTGACTACAAGGATAGTCA comes from Streptococcus oralis and encodes:
- the galE gene encoding UDP-glucose 4-epimerase GalE; translated protein: MQEKILVTGGAGFIGTHTVIELIQAGHQVVVVDNLVNSNRKSLEVVERITGVEIPFYEADIRDTDTLRDIFKQEEPTGVIHFAGLKAVGESTRIPLAYYDNNIAGTVSLLKAMEENNCKNIIFSSSATVYGDPHTVPILEDFPLSVTNPYGRTKLMLEEILTDIYKADSEWNVVLLRYFNPIGAHESGDLGENPNGIPNNLLPYVSQVAVGKLEQVQVFGDDYDTEDGTGVRDYIHVVDLAKGHVAALKKLQKGSGLNIYNLGTGKGYSVLEIIQNMEKAVGRPIPYRIVERRPGDIAACYSDPAKAKAELGWEAELDITQMCEDAWRWQSKHPNGFED
- a CDS encoding glycosyltransferase family 2 protein, which encodes MMISIIVPCLNEEEVLPLFYKSVEALLPDLGAEVEYVFVDDGSNDGTLELLKTYREQNPAVRYVSFSRNFGKEAALYAGLQHATGDLVVVMDADLQDPPSMLLEMKALLDQNADLDCVGTRRTSREGEPFFRSFCADLFYRLMQKISPVALPSGVRDFRMMRRSVVDAILTLTESNRFSKGLFAWVGFKTHYLDYPNVERQAGKTSWSFRQLFFYSIEGILNFSDFPLSIAFVAGLLSCFLSFVMTVFVVFRTLILGNPTSGWTSLMAVILFLGGIQLLTIGILGKYISKIYLETKKRPLYLVKEKSDLSIIEGKNNQKRL
- a CDS encoding NAD(P)/FAD-dependent oxidoreductase, which encodes MKKVAIIGAGIVGATAAYYLSKESDLEVTVFDHGKGQATKAAAGIISPWFSKRRNKAWYKMARLGADFYVDLLADIEKSGQEIDFYQRSGVFLLKKDESKLEELYELALQRREESPLIGQLAILDQASANELFPGLQGFDSLLYASGGARVDGHLLVTRLLEASQVKLVKEKVSLTPLATGYQIGEEVFDQLILATGAWLGDILEPLGYEVDVRPQKGQLRDYQLSKDLASSPVVMPEGEWDLIPFAGGKLSLGATHENDMGFDLTVDETLLHQMEEAALPHYPALAEAKSSGERVGIRAYTSDFSPFFGQVPGLAGVYAASGLGSSGLTTGPIIGYHLAQLVQDKELTLDPVNYPIANYVKRVKSE
- the cmk gene encoding (d)CMP kinase, producing MKTIQIAIDGPASSGKSTVAKIVAKDFGYTYLDTGAMYRAATYIALKHQLNAGNVDQLLELLNQHPISFGRSETGEQLVFVGDVDITHPIRENEVTNKVSSIAAIPEVREKLVSLQQEIAQQGGIVMDGRDIGTVVLPQAELKIFLVASVDERAERRYKENIAKGIETDLETLKEEIAARDYKDSHRETSPLRQAEDAVYLDTTGLSIQEVVEKIESEAKKYTS
- a CDS encoding Nif3-like dinuclear metal center hexameric protein; translation: MLASEVIQAYEAFCPQEFSMEGDSRGLQIGTLDKDIQSVMVALDIREETVAEAIEKGVDLIIVKHAPIFRPIKDLIASRPQNQIYIDLIKHDIAVYVSHTNIDIVENGLNDWFCQMLGIEETIYLQETGPERGIGRIGNIQPQTFGELAQHVKQVFGLDSLRMVHYQESDLQKPISRVAICGGSGQSFYKDALAKGADVYITGDIYYHTAQDMLSDGLLALDPGHYIEVLFVEKIAALLTQWKEEKGWTIDIVPSQASTNPFHHI
- a CDS encoding tRNA (adenine(22)-N(1))-methyltransferase; the encoded protein is MISKRLELVASFVPQGAILLDVGSDHAYLPIELVERGQIKSAIAGEVVEGPYQSAVKNVESHNLKERIQVRLANGLAAFEEADQVSVITIAGMGGRLIATILKEGLEKLANVERLILQPNNREDDLRIWLQANGFQIVAESILEEAGKFYEILVVESGQMKLSASDVRFGPFLSKEVSPVFVQKWQKEAVKLEFALEQIPEKNLEERQVLVDKIQAIKEVLSC
- a CDS encoding SAG1386/EF1546 family surface-associated protein; the protein is MEKEPWQEDIYENNEEETRSERRHRKQKGKGVVANRVLTVLASLFFVIVVAMVVVLIYLSTGGSNRTSSLKDFYDASSPSTSSSSKVEASSSSSSKVEETASSESTPSESSSEEHTEGEGTLTVHPGEGEAALAQRAGISIAQLEALNPSHMSSGSWFANPGDVIKTR
- a CDS encoding ferredoxin codes for the protein MKVTLIPERCIACGLCQTYSELFDYHDNGIVRFYDDPVELQREIAETSDVLEAIKNCPTRALLKDPS